Proteins encoded together in one Argiope bruennichi chromosome 1, qqArgBrue1.1, whole genome shotgun sequence window:
- the LOC129975376 gene encoding uncharacterized protein LOC129975376: protein MPHHGVFRPESSTTKLRVVFNASEATSSGQSLNDNLYSGSVVQDDLFAILLRFRKHSIVFTADIKKMYRQIWIHPDQCDLQCILWKDLEDEKLRVFKLLTVTYGTKCAPYLATRVLKQICCDEQNNYPLAAAAGKDFYVDDILSGTEDLSSAIELQNQLIQLLKSAGMELHKWSSNNPVLLQNVPTSDREYNFDNPNSATLKTLGLQFNPEKDTFSFSVQKIVRPATKRTMLSDISRLFDPLGLLGPLIITAKMFLQKLWILRIDWDDEVPLHLNREWEKFSSELSQLKNVNIDRHVVCSKVLKVDLIGFGDASKNAYGCAVYTRSLSRSGEIKVSLLCSKSRVAPIKEISIPRLELCAADLLSKLTVKVLSSLQLDIDGVHLYSDSTVVLAWIKTPPTSLKTFVANRVARIQEYTKNFQWHYVNTAENPADLISRGVFPSKIQQLDIWWHGPSFLSSSSCPNFNDDPGVSDDEYLLEVKRTARNSELNNDPMINLSICNTPSFLQCILDITQPIAPTQIMGNLPKERVSPDFAFNCAGADFCEPFYIKNKAQRKGAL from the exons ATGCCTCATCATGGCGTTTTTAGGCCAGAAAGTAGTACTACAAAATTACGCGTTGTTTTTAACGCATCAGAGGCAACGTCATCTGGACAATCgcttaatgataatttgtattcagGATCCGTTGTCCAAGATGATTTGTTCGCTATTTTGTTGAGATTTCGAAAACATTCTATAGTTTTCACCGCtgatataaaaaagatgtatcgTCAAATTTGGATACATCCAGATCAGTgtgatttacaatgtattttatggaaGGATTTAGAGGATGAGAAATTACGTGTATTTAAGTTGCTCACTGTTACCTACGGAACCAAATGCGCTCCTTACTTGGCGACCAGAGTACTAAAACAAATATGCTGTGATGAGCAGAACAACTATCCTTTAGCCGCTGCTGCTGGCAAAGATTTTTACGTCGACGATATACTCAGTGGTACCGAGGATTTATCTTCTGCCATTGAACTACAAAACCAGTTAATACAATTGTTAAAATCAGCTGGTATGGAGCTTCACAAATGGAGCTCAAATAATCctgttttgttacaaaatgtCCCAACGTCGGACCGAGAATACAATTTCGATAACCCCAACTCAGCTACTTTAAAAACTTTGGGATTACAATTCAATCCTGAAAAGGATACATTTAGTTTTagtgttcaaaaaattgtgagacctgcaacaaaaagaacaatgctatcgGACATATCCAGATTGTTTGATCCTTTAGGCCTCTTAGGACCTTTGATAATCACAGCGAAGATGTTCTTGCAGAAGTTGTGGATTTTGAGAATTGATTGGGACGATGAAGTTCCCTTACACTTAAATAGAGAGTGGGAAAAATTTAGTTCTGAATTGAgtcaattgaaaaatgtaaacatagaTCGTCATGTGGTATGTTCTAAAGTTCTGAAAGTAGACCTGATAGGCTTCGGAGATGCTTCGAAAAATGCATATGGTTGTGCTGTCTACACCAGGTCTTTGTCAAGGTCTGGTGAGATAAAGGTGTCACTCTTATGCAGCAAATCTCGAGTGGCTCCCATCAAAGAAATTAGTATCCCACGTTTGGAGCTGTGTGCAGCGGATTTGCTTTCCAAGCTTACCGTTAAGGTTCTGTCATCCTTGCAACTAGACATTGATGGAGTACATTTGTACTCGGACTCCACTGTGGTGCTTGCTTGGATCAAAACTCCACCTACATCGTTGAAAACTTTTGTGGCTAATCGAGTCGCTAGGATTCAAGAGTATACTAAGAACTTCCAATGGCATTATGTAAATACTGCTGAGAATCCTGCGGACTTGATATCACGAGGAGTTTTCCCTTCAAAGATCCAACAGTTGGACATTTGGTGGCATGGACCGTCTTTTCTTTCATCTAGTAGCTGTCCAAACTTCAATGACGATCCTGGTGTCTCAGATGATGAATATCTTCTTGAGGTGAAAAGAACTGCAAGGAACTCTGAACTGAATAATGATCCTATGATTAATCTTTCCATTTGTAATACTCCTAGTTTTTTACAGTGCATATtagatataa ccCAACCAATTGCACCTACTCAAATCATGGGCAATTTGCCCAAGGAAAGAGTGTCtccagattttgcttttaattgtgctGGTGCCGATTTCTGTGAgccattttatattaagaataaggcTCAGCGTAAAGgtgctttataa